From a single Litorilinea aerophila genomic region:
- the pfkB gene encoding 1-phosphofructokinase codes for MTEPLLPVFTVTLNPGLDRTLVVPRLQENVVLRAVESRLDWGGKGFNVSRALQALGVPSTALGFVGGATGQLLERGLSGLGIATDFVHIQGETRTNTVIAEAHSGRYIKVNEAGPTVTPAELAGLRARLMDLATPGSYWVLAGSLPPGVPSTCYGELIAVLRERGARPMLDTSGEALRLGCAAGPFLVKPNQEEAAELLGRPLRTQADRLDTVAFFLEQGVELVALSLGAEGLVLGSRSEVVQAVPPAVTVQTVVGVGDALLAGILWALVRGATLADVARWGVAAGTAAAQEPGVGVGSRASVEALYGQVRVFTLR; via the coding sequence ATGACGGAACCATTGCTGCCTGTGTTCACCGTCACCCTGAACCCGGGCCTGGACCGCACCTTGGTGGTTCCCCGGCTTCAGGAGAATGTGGTCTTGCGGGCCGTGGAGAGTCGCCTGGACTGGGGCGGAAAGGGCTTCAATGTCTCCCGGGCCCTGCAGGCCTTGGGGGTACCCAGCACGGCCCTGGGTTTTGTGGGCGGCGCCACCGGCCAGCTGCTGGAGCGGGGCCTGTCAGGTCTGGGCATCGCCACCGATTTTGTGCACATCCAGGGGGAAACCCGCACCAACACGGTCATTGCGGAAGCCCACAGCGGCCGCTACATCAAGGTGAACGAGGCCGGCCCCACGGTGACGCCGGCCGAGCTGGCCGGGCTGCGGGCCCGGTTGATGGACCTGGCCACGCCGGGGAGCTATTGGGTACTGGCGGGCAGCCTACCGCCGGGCGTCCCGTCCACCTGCTACGGGGAGCTGATCGCTGTGCTGCGGGAACGGGGAGCACGGCCCATGTTGGATACCAGCGGTGAGGCCCTGCGCCTGGGCTGTGCTGCGGGGCCGTTTCTGGTCAAGCCCAACCAGGAAGAGGCCGCCGAATTGCTGGGGCGGCCGCTCCGCACCCAGGCCGACCGGCTGGACACGGTGGCGTTTTTTCTGGAGCAGGGTGTAGAGTTGGTGGCCCTGTCCCTGGGCGCGGAGGGGCTGGTGTTGGGGAGCCGGAGCGAGGTGGTGCAGGCGGTGCCGCCGGCCGTGACAGTGCAGACGGTGGTCGGCGTGGGGGATGCCCTGCTGGCCGGCATCCTCTGGGCCCTGGTGCGAGGGGCAACCTTGGCCGATGTGGCGCGGTGGGGAGTCGCCGCGGGCACGGCTGCCGCCCAGGAGCCAGGCGTGGGCGTGGGCAGCCGTGCATCCGTGGAGGCGCTCTACGGACAGGTTCGCGTGTTCACCCTGCGCTAG
- a CDS encoding DUF6295 family protein gives MAMCTMIAEQIQIAGSGKGRQDWFELAQAYVSYDHPFHAPLEHALNIDFVNEAQGPGARVAVELSVASARALVDAIQRVLAQAEARGHLEEEDVTGEATVPLSSSAG, from the coding sequence ATGGCTATGTGCACCATGATCGCCGAGCAGATCCAGATCGCAGGCAGCGGCAAGGGCCGGCAGGACTGGTTTGAACTGGCCCAGGCCTACGTCTCCTACGACCATCCCTTCCATGCGCCCCTGGAGCACGCCCTGAACATCGACTTTGTGAACGAAGCGCAGGGACCGGGCGCCCGGGTGGCGGTGGAGCTCAGCGTGGCGTCCGCCCGGGCGCTGGTGGACGCCATCCAGCGGGTGCTGGCCCAGGCCGAGGCCCGGGGACACCTGGAGGAGGAAGATGTGACCGGGGAAGCGACGGTACCGCTCTCTTCTAGCGCAGGGTGA
- a CDS encoding dienelactone hydrolase family protein — protein sequence MYQTDMYEGMLAETVTIHGANGDVINAYFARPLGPGPFPGMVVIHHMPGWDEWYREATRKFAHHGYAAISPNLYYRAGHGTPEDVAARVRAEGGVPDDQAVGDIEGAMKFLRSLPYINGKVGVFGTCSGGRHAYLAACRTQGFDAAVDCWGGRVVMSPEELTPKQPVAPIDYTPNLSCPLLGLFGEEDRNPTPEQVARHEEELKKYNKVYEFHMYPGAGHGFFYYDRPNYRQAQAVDGWKKIFAFLEKYLSTPTSSA from the coding sequence ATGTACCAGACGGACATGTATGAAGGCATGTTGGCAGAGACCGTGACCATCCACGGCGCCAACGGCGATGTCATCAACGCCTACTTTGCCCGTCCCCTGGGGCCAGGACCTTTCCCCGGCATGGTGGTCATCCACCACATGCCCGGCTGGGACGAATGGTACCGGGAGGCGACCCGTAAATTCGCCCACCACGGCTACGCCGCCATCTCCCCCAACCTCTACTACCGGGCCGGCCATGGCACGCCCGAGGACGTGGCTGCCCGGGTGCGGGCCGAGGGGGGCGTCCCCGACGACCAGGCCGTGGGCGACATCGAGGGCGCGATGAAGTTCCTGCGCTCCCTGCCCTACATCAACGGCAAGGTCGGCGTCTTCGGAACCTGCTCCGGCGGCCGCCATGCCTATCTGGCTGCCTGCCGCACCCAGGGCTTCGACGCGGCGGTGGATTGCTGGGGCGGCCGGGTGGTCATGTCCCCAGAGGAATTGACCCCCAAACAGCCTGTTGCGCCCATCGACTATACGCCGAACCTCTCCTGTCCCCTGTTGGGCCTCTTCGGGGAGGAAGACCGGAATCCCACGCCGGAACAGGTGGCCCGGCACGAGGAGGAGCTGAAAAAATACAACAAGGTCTACGAGTTTCACATGTACCCCGGCGCGGGCCACGGCTTCTTCTACTACGACCGCCCCAACTATCGGCAGGCCCAGGCGGTGGACGGCTGGAAGAAGATCTTTGCCTTCCTGGAGAAGTACCTGAGCACGCCGACTTCGTCTGCCTGA
- a CDS encoding ABC transporter substrate-binding protein, which translates to MSYAHRTWPSWPSSKTWYRFLPPVLLVLTLLFTACDSSSEPSSEPAPAEAPAAEAPAAPAAAEPQAAQQPASVDDYLAQREQCTWDTPCWPEIVDTIPTSFQEAPMLAERVQAGELPPVEERLPKEPLVIQPAEMIGQYGGTLRRAFTGPGDRQNVERWVNDYGIFWNTGANELRPRVIKSWEANEDASEWTFYLREGMKWSDGAPYTADDYLFWYEHILTNELLVPTQPWYMRWGGETAVFEKVDGYTFKIKFAQPFPSWLETMSTSSVAGHFHQGRNGGGLVAPRHYLEQFHPDFVGEEEANQIAQDAGYENWHLHFLAKNDAAMNPELPVITPWKPVTRIADSEYILERNPYYIGVDTEGNQLPYFDRISLELVEELEVLNLRAIAGNYTVQGRHIDFAKLPVIRENEEAGGYFVDFWGSSTRHPVAVYINMDWQGDPEIAEYTVGSLEFRKALSLAIERSELNETFFLGVGTEASLCPANTPPFFNSDRWDREFGRFDPDEANQILDSIGLDQRDSEGFRLLPSGKRLTLRIDAVSGAFLPYPEIGERIAQMWAQNIGIQLLINPVERSLWIERSEANEPMMSLFETGEWNPEVLPRLIPGTRWAPLATAWGNTPNPDPAEYDGPEWIKAQILKHWEAIQEPDPEKRRALYIEGTEIMCDNQPLLGVVVNVPVYTTLIKKNVRNVPKPMEWVVYAQTPGNGYPEQFFMIQE; encoded by the coding sequence ATGTCGTATGCGCACCGGACGTGGCCCAGCTGGCCTTCGTCCAAGACCTGGTACCGATTTCTCCCCCCTGTTCTGCTCGTCTTGACCTTGCTGTTCACGGCCTGTGACTCGTCTTCGGAGCCTTCTTCCGAACCTGCGCCGGCAGAGGCGCCTGCGGCCGAAGCGCCGGCTGCCCCCGCAGCGGCAGAGCCCCAGGCAGCCCAGCAGCCGGCCAGCGTGGACGACTACCTGGCCCAACGGGAACAGTGTACCTGGGATACCCCCTGCTGGCCTGAAATTGTGGACACCATCCCCACCTCCTTCCAGGAAGCGCCCATGCTGGCCGAGCGGGTCCAGGCCGGCGAGCTGCCGCCAGTGGAGGAGCGCCTGCCCAAGGAGCCCCTGGTCATCCAGCCGGCAGAGATGATCGGCCAATACGGCGGCACCCTGCGCCGCGCCTTCACCGGCCCGGGCGACCGCCAGAATGTGGAGCGCTGGGTCAATGACTATGGCATCTTCTGGAATACCGGCGCCAATGAACTGCGGCCCCGGGTCATCAAATCCTGGGAGGCCAATGAAGATGCCAGCGAGTGGACCTTCTACCTGCGGGAAGGCATGAAGTGGTCCGACGGTGCCCCGTACACCGCCGACGACTACCTGTTCTGGTATGAACACATTCTGACCAACGAGCTGTTGGTCCCCACCCAGCCCTGGTACATGCGCTGGGGCGGGGAGACGGCCGTCTTCGAGAAGGTGGACGGTTACACCTTTAAGATCAAGTTCGCCCAGCCCTTCCCCTCGTGGCTGGAGACCATGTCCACCTCCAGCGTGGCCGGCCACTTCCACCAGGGTCGAAACGGCGGCGGCCTGGTGGCGCCCCGCCACTACCTGGAGCAGTTCCACCCCGATTTTGTGGGCGAAGAGGAAGCCAACCAGATTGCCCAGGACGCCGGCTACGAGAACTGGCACCTCCACTTCCTGGCCAAAAATGACGCGGCCATGAACCCCGAGCTGCCGGTCATCACCCCCTGGAAGCCGGTCACCCGCATCGCCGACAGCGAGTACATCCTGGAACGGAACCCCTACTACATCGGCGTGGACACGGAAGGCAACCAGCTTCCCTACTTCGACCGCATCTCCCTGGAACTGGTGGAGGAGCTGGAGGTGTTGAATCTGCGGGCCATCGCCGGCAACTACACGGTGCAGGGCCGCCATATCGACTTCGCCAAGTTGCCCGTGATCCGGGAAAACGAGGAAGCCGGCGGCTACTTCGTGGACTTCTGGGGCAGCAGCACCCGCCATCCCGTGGCTGTCTACATTAACATGGACTGGCAAGGCGATCCGGAGATTGCCGAATACACGGTGGGCAGCCTGGAGTTCCGCAAGGCCCTCTCCCTGGCCATCGAGCGCTCGGAGCTCAACGAGACCTTCTTCCTGGGCGTGGGCACCGAGGCCTCCCTCTGCCCGGCCAACACCCCACCTTTCTTCAACAGCGACCGCTGGGATCGGGAGTTCGGCCGCTTTGATCCGGATGAGGCCAACCAGATCCTGGACAGCATCGGCCTGGATCAGCGGGACAGCGAGGGCTTCCGCCTGTTGCCCAGCGGCAAGCGGCTGACCCTGCGCATCGACGCGGTGAGTGGCGCCTTCCTGCCCTACCCGGAGATCGGCGAGCGGATCGCCCAGATGTGGGCCCAGAACATCGGCATTCAGCTTCTGATCAACCCCGTAGAGCGCAGCCTCTGGATCGAGCGGTCGGAAGCCAACGAGCCCATGATGAGCCTCTTCGAGACGGGCGAATGGAATCCAGAGGTACTCCCGCGCCTGATCCCGGGCACTCGCTGGGCACCCCTGGCCACAGCCTGGGGCAATACACCCAACCCCGATCCGGCCGAGTATGACGGGCCAGAATGGATCAAGGCCCAGATCCTGAAACACTGGGAGGCCATCCAGGAGCCGGATCCGGAAAAGCGGCGGGCCCTCTACATCGAAGGCACGGAGATCATGTGTGACAACCAGCCCTTGTTGGGCGTCGTCGTCAACGTCCCCGTCTACACCACCCTGATCAAGAAGAACGTGCGCAACGTGCCCAAGCCCATGGAGTGGGTGGTCTATGCCCAGACCCCCGGTAACGGGTACCCCGAACAGTTCTTCATGATCCAGGAGTGA
- a CDS encoding ABC transporter permease — protein MVAYLIRRVFYGLLTIFAVSVLSFLIIQLPPGDYVTSYIASLEAQGDEVSAEEAAALREYFGLGQPAYVQYGKWIWQILHGNFGMSFQYRVPVTEVIGERLLLTVLLALGTVVFIWVVAIPIGIYSAVRQYSIPDYLATFLGFTGLAVPDFLLALVLMYFAWDLYDFSIGGLFSPEYVTAPWGVDRVIDLLKHMIIPVIVLGTSGTASLIRITRANLLDELRKPYVVAARAKGLSEWQLILKYPVRLALNPIISLTAYILPFLVSGSVIVSVVLSLPTVGPVLLRSLLSQDMFLAGAIILLIGVMTVIGTLLSDILLALIDPRVRLQ, from the coding sequence ATGGTAGCCTATCTGATCCGGCGTGTCTTCTATGGGCTGTTGACCATTTTTGCCGTGTCGGTCCTCTCTTTCCTCATCATCCAACTTCCCCCCGGCGACTATGTGACCTCCTACATCGCCTCCCTGGAGGCCCAGGGCGATGAAGTTTCGGCCGAAGAGGCCGCTGCCCTGCGGGAATATTTCGGGCTGGGGCAGCCGGCCTATGTCCAATATGGCAAGTGGATCTGGCAGATCCTGCATGGAAACTTCGGCATGTCCTTCCAGTATCGGGTGCCGGTCACTGAGGTGATCGGCGAGCGGCTCTTGCTCACGGTGCTCCTGGCCCTGGGGACGGTGGTCTTCATCTGGGTGGTGGCCATTCCCATCGGCATCTACTCGGCCGTGCGTCAATATTCCATCCCTGACTATCTGGCCACATTCCTGGGCTTCACGGGCCTGGCCGTGCCGGATTTTCTGCTGGCCCTGGTGCTCATGTACTTCGCCTGGGATCTGTACGATTTCAGCATCGGCGGCCTCTTCTCGCCCGAGTACGTGACGGCGCCATGGGGCGTCGACCGGGTGATCGACCTGCTGAAGCACATGATCATCCCGGTGATTGTGCTGGGCACCTCGGGGACGGCCTCCCTGATCCGCATCACCCGGGCCAACCTGTTGGACGAATTGCGCAAGCCCTACGTGGTGGCGGCCCGGGCCAAGGGACTGTCCGAATGGCAGCTCATCCTCAAATATCCGGTACGCCTGGCCCTCAACCCCATCATCAGCCTGACGGCCTACATTCTGCCGTTTTTGGTCTCGGGCAGCGTCATCGTCTCGGTGGTGTTGAGCCTGCCCACCGTCGGGCCGGTGTTGCTGCGCTCCCTCCTTTCCCAGGACATGTTCCTGGCCGGGGCCATCATCCTGCTCATCGGGGTCATGACGGTCATCGGCACCCTGCTGTCGGACATCCTGCTGGCCCTCATCGACCCCCGGGTCCGGCTCCAGTAG
- a CDS encoding ABC transporter permease gives MSQESTVLPPIQKPPVQQAERDQANELEERLSVASQRQLMWMRFKRHRLALVATVIVLLFYLAALGAEFLATSDPTLGRSARAVVPPQPIYLFDNGRFRLHVCGVEGSRDPYTMQKIYKRDCSRKIDLKFFARGFEYKFLGLIPANIHLLGVRDPETYTAEETLFLLGTDIQGRDLYSRIIYGTRTSMTIGLIGVALSLALGIVLGGISGFFGGVIDNIIQRTIEIIRSIPTIPLWMGLAAALPPDWSVLQIYFAITIIVSLFAWTDLARVVRGRFLAMREEDFVTAALVTGATWQAIIFRHMVPSFYSHLIASATLAIPFMIISETALSFLGLGLRPPAISWGVLLQATQNVQAIALTPWLMFPAVPVIVAILALNFMGDGLRDAADPYS, from the coding sequence ATGAGTCAAGAAAGCACCGTTCTGCCCCCCATCCAGAAGCCCCCCGTCCAGCAGGCGGAGCGCGACCAGGCCAACGAGCTGGAGGAACGCCTCAGCGTGGCGTCCCAGCGCCAGTTGATGTGGATGCGCTTTAAGCGCCATCGTCTGGCGTTGGTGGCCACTGTGATCGTCCTGCTGTTCTACCTGGCAGCGCTGGGGGCTGAATTTCTGGCCACCAGCGATCCCACCCTGGGCCGCTCCGCCCGGGCGGTCGTCCCGCCCCAGCCCATCTACCTCTTCGACAACGGCCGGTTTCGCCTCCACGTCTGTGGCGTGGAAGGCAGCCGGGATCCCTACACCATGCAGAAAATTTACAAGCGAGATTGCTCCCGCAAAATCGACTTGAAATTCTTCGCCCGGGGATTCGAGTACAAATTCCTGGGCCTGATCCCGGCCAACATTCACCTGTTGGGCGTCCGAGATCCAGAGACCTACACGGCCGAGGAGACCCTCTTCCTGTTGGGCACCGACATCCAGGGACGCGACCTCTACTCCCGCATCATCTACGGGACCCGCACCTCCATGACCATCGGCCTCATCGGGGTGGCCTTGAGCCTGGCCCTGGGGATTGTCCTGGGCGGTATTTCAGGCTTCTTTGGGGGTGTCATCGACAACATCATCCAGCGGACCATCGAGATCATCCGCTCCATCCCCACCATCCCCCTGTGGATGGGGCTGGCCGCCGCCCTGCCGCCCGACTGGTCGGTGCTGCAGATCTACTTTGCCATCACCATCATCGTCTCCCTGTTTGCCTGGACGGACCTGGCCCGGGTGGTGCGGGGCCGTTTTCTGGCCATGCGCGAAGAGGACTTCGTCACCGCCGCCCTGGTGACCGGCGCCACCTGGCAGGCCATCATCTTCCGCCACATGGTGCCCTCCTTCTACAGCCACCTCATCGCCTCGGCCACCCTGGCCATTCCGTTCATGATCATCAGCGAGACAGCCCTGAGCTTCCTGGGGCTGGGCCTGCGGCCGCCGGCCATCAGCTGGGGCGTCCTCTTGCAGGCCACCCAAAATGTCCAGGCCATCGCCCTCACCCCCTGGCTCATGTTTCCGGCCGTCCCGGTGATTGTGGCCATCCTGGCCCTGAACTTCATGGGCGACGGCCTGCGGGATGCAGCAGATCCGTACAGCTAA
- a CDS encoding ABC transporter ATP-binding protein, whose translation MTQRTLTQPKPPPTTQAEPLLQVRNLQTYFFTEEGVVHAVDGASFDVLPGRTLGIVGESGCGKSVAAKSILQIVDRPGRIVGGEILYNYPAGPGQIRQVNLLSFPADSPEMRAIRGGEISMIFQEPMSSFSPVHTVGDQIVEAIRLHNRVDKATAWETAREWLHHVGIPNPSQRMHEYPYRLSGGQCQRAMIAMALATNPRILIADEPTTALDVTTQAQILNLLRRLQAEQGMAMIFITHDLGVIAELADEVAVMYLGRVVERAPVYELFRNPKHPYTRALLQSIPRLDARPRERLPSIEGSIPHPQNRPPGCPFHPRCPDFMPGVCDQREPRLAAVGDHHEASCFLYPGC comes from the coding sequence ATGACCCAACGCACCCTCACCCAACCCAAACCGCCCCCCACGACCCAGGCAGAACCCCTGCTCCAGGTCAGGAACCTGCAGACCTACTTTTTCACCGAGGAAGGGGTCGTCCACGCGGTGGACGGCGCCAGCTTTGACGTATTGCCGGGGAGAACCCTGGGGATTGTGGGGGAAAGCGGCTGCGGCAAAAGCGTGGCCGCCAAGTCCATCCTCCAGATCGTCGACCGGCCGGGCCGCATCGTGGGGGGAGAGATCCTGTACAACTACCCGGCGGGCCCCGGGCAGATCCGCCAGGTCAACCTGCTTTCCTTCCCCGCGGACAGCCCGGAGATGCGCGCCATCCGGGGCGGGGAAATCTCCATGATCTTCCAGGAGCCCATGTCTTCCTTCAGCCCCGTCCATACCGTGGGCGACCAGATTGTGGAGGCCATCCGGCTCCACAACCGGGTGGACAAGGCCACGGCCTGGGAAACGGCTCGGGAATGGCTCCACCATGTGGGCATCCCCAACCCGAGCCAGCGCATGCACGAATACCCCTACCGGCTCAGCGGCGGCCAATGCCAGCGGGCCATGATCGCCATGGCCCTGGCCACCAACCCCCGCATCCTCATCGCCGACGAGCCCACCACTGCGCTGGACGTCACCACCCAGGCCCAGATCCTGAACCTGCTTCGCCGCCTCCAGGCCGAACAGGGCATGGCCATGATCTTCATCACCCACGACCTGGGGGTCATTGCCGAGCTGGCCGACGAGGTGGCGGTGATGTACCTGGGCCGGGTGGTGGAGCGGGCACCGGTCTACGAACTCTTCCGCAACCCCAAACACCCCTACACCCGGGCCCTGCTCCAGTCCATCCCCCGCCTGGATGCCCGGCCCCGGGAGCGGCTGCCCTCCATCGAGGGCTCCATCCCCCACCCCCAGAACCGGCCGCCGGGCTGCCCATTCCATCCCCGCTGCCCGGACTTTATGCCCGGCGTCTGCGACCAGCGGGAGCCCCGGCTCGCTGCCGTGGGCGATCATCACGAAGCCAGTTGCTTTCTCTACCCAGGATGCTAG